The Phycisphaerae bacterium RAS1 genome includes a region encoding these proteins:
- a CDS encoding Cytochrome oxidase maturation protein cbb3-type, which translates to MGVIYIVLPLALLFAGAAVIVFMWAVRSGQFDDLDSAAYRAIQDEDGSPKTGKKGSRDQGVKG; encoded by the coding sequence ATGGGCGTGATTTATATCGTGCTGCCGCTGGCGCTTCTGTTCGCGGGCGCGGCCGTGATCGTCTTCATGTGGGCGGTGCGCAGCGGGCAGTTTGATGATCTGGATTCAGCCGCGTATCGCGCGATTCAGGACGAGGACGGGAGTCCGAAGACAGGGAAGAAGGGATCAAGGGATCAAGGGGTAAAGGGATAA
- the moaA_5 gene encoding Cyclic pyranopterin monophosphate synthase — MLALPIIDVGAASPHAAPAVLADQAVGPRNISSVTTLRISVTDRCNFRCVYCMPNGGVDWLPREELLTFEEIVAVAQAALTHGIRDFKLTGGEPLLRKDLADLVRLLRATPGVRDLSMTTNGLLLQRDARALRAAGLDRLTISLDTLDPARFRGIAGGGQLEDIWAGLRAAEAAGFGPPKINVVVMRGFNAGEVPNFAALTLTRPNTVRFIEFMPLADSALEFERVFVPFAEIAAAIEARFGPLAPANLDSGSGPARVFRLPGAIGRIGFIHAMSQPFCSTCNRLRLTSDGQLRSCLFDGGEIDLKPLLRPAPAAAPLRQAFVDCVRLKPEVHKAYGTRQMSQIGG; from the coding sequence ATGCTTGCACTTCCCATCATCGATGTCGGCGCCGCTTCGCCGCACGCCGCTCCGGCCGTGCTGGCGGATCAAGCGGTCGGGCCGCGGAACATCTCCTCGGTCACGACGCTTCGGATCAGCGTCACCGACCGCTGCAATTTCCGCTGCGTGTACTGCATGCCCAACGGCGGCGTCGACTGGCTGCCGCGCGAGGAGCTCCTGACGTTCGAGGAGATCGTCGCGGTCGCGCAGGCGGCGCTCACGCACGGCATTCGCGATTTCAAGCTCACCGGCGGCGAGCCGCTGCTGCGAAAAGACCTGGCTGACCTGGTGCGTCTGCTGCGCGCTACTCCGGGGGTGCGCGACCTGTCGATGACCACCAACGGGCTGCTGCTGCAGCGCGACGCGCGCGCGCTGCGGGCCGCCGGCCTGGACCGCCTGACGATCAGCCTCGACACGCTCGATCCGGCCCGCTTCCGCGGCATCGCCGGCGGCGGGCAGCTCGAGGACATCTGGGCGGGTCTGCGCGCGGCGGAGGCGGCGGGATTTGGGCCGCCGAAGATCAACGTCGTCGTGATGCGCGGCTTCAACGCCGGGGAAGTCCCCAACTTTGCAGCCCTCACGCTCACCCGGCCGAACACCGTCCGCTTCATCGAGTTCATGCCGCTGGCCGATTCGGCGCTCGAATTCGAGCGGGTGTTCGTGCCGTTCGCCGAAATCGCCGCAGCTATCGAAGCCCGCTTCGGACCGCTGGCGCCCGCCAATCTGGACTCGGGCAGCGGCCCGGCGCGCGTCTTTCGACTGCCCGGCGCGATCGGCCGCATCGGATTCATTCACGCCATGTCGCAGCCGTTCTGCTCCACCTGCAACCGCCTGCGGCTGACGTCCGACGGCCAGTTGCGGAGCTGCCTGTTTGACGGAGGAGAGATCGACCTCAAACCGCTGCTGCGCCCCGCGCCGGCCGCAGCGCCGCTGCGACAGGCTTTCGTCGATTGCGTGCGGCTGAAGCCGGAGGTGCACAAGGCGTACGGCACGCGCCAGATGAGCCAGATCGGTGGGTAG
- a CDS encoding Double zinc ribbon, producing the protein MPPGGHDLKFECACGMHLTAPPQALGHKARCPRCRQVLTLDRPLPSAPPLDGRVKVRCACGAALAAPASAIGRKVQCPRCGEKMLITPQHAPRPGPAPLLSAADHDLLGHLGGHDPTAPPAAASSASNAVQGDDDMLLHLAPAEPVLVPPAAAEAAGEPILCPSCEQSLPHGAKICVQCGIDLKTGRSLLARDDDHIDRTYVYAENILSSFSWLAWFGFFPIGSEAFGTRTPWMIRGTAAPHGARTSPRRSARRVRTARHPKPDSPR; encoded by the coding sequence ATGCCGCCGGGCGGACACGATCTGAAATTCGAATGCGCGTGCGGTATGCACCTCACCGCGCCGCCGCAAGCGCTGGGCCACAAGGCACGCTGCCCGCGTTGTCGGCAGGTCCTGACGCTCGACCGTCCGCTACCGTCCGCGCCGCCCCTCGACGGGCGCGTGAAGGTTCGTTGTGCGTGCGGTGCGGCGCTGGCCGCGCCCGCGTCGGCCATCGGTCGAAAGGTCCAATGTCCGCGCTGCGGCGAGAAGATGCTCATCACGCCCCAGCATGCGCCGCGGCCCGGACCTGCCCCGCTTCTGTCCGCCGCCGACCATGATTTGCTCGGTCACCTGGGCGGCCACGACCCGACCGCGCCGCCAGCGGCGGCAAGCAGCGCGTCGAACGCGGTGCAGGGCGATGACGACATGCTGCTGCACCTCGCGCCCGCCGAGCCGGTGCTTGTGCCGCCGGCCGCGGCCGAAGCTGCCGGCGAGCCGATCCTCTGCCCGTCCTGCGAGCAATCGCTGCCGCACGGCGCCAAGATCTGCGTCCAATGCGGCATCGATCTTAAGACCGGCCGGTCGCTGCTGGCCCGCGACGATGATCACATCGACCGGACCTATGTCTACGCCGAGAACATCCTGTCGAGTTTCAGTTGGCTGGCGTGGTTCGGTTTTTTCCCGATCGGCTCAGAGGCGTTCGGCACGCGCACGCCGTGGATGATCCGCGGAACGGCGGCGCCCCACGGAGCGCGGACGTCACCCCGCCGCTCGGCGCGGCGGGTTCGGACGGCGCGCCACCCGAAACCAGACTCACCCCGATAA
- the pcpB gene encoding Pentachlorophenol 4-monooxygenase → MSTVQKTDVLVVGAGPVGMMTALMLAERGIEPMIIDSEWRTGTHSYALALHPAALQMLDDLGLADQTLAQAYRVDRIALYDGDRRRETIELAQLGGDFPFLAVLRQDALEDLLERRLAARHVRVRWNHRLTSATDAVDYVDTVVARLGKEPMGYAVVTSEPIIEKSFPVRASYVVGADGHRSAVRQALGLSFDTVGRTDHFAVFEFATDAELDHELRLVVHDDSLNVLWPMPDGHCRWSFQLKIAEADPSSRVKARLAVQVGEYTFPVLTSDELCQFLQTRAPWFRGAIGDVRWSMAVRFERRLASGFGSGRMWLAGDAAHMTGPAGVQSMNAGLHEGHELASRITQLLRGGGSPDLLADYARQRRGDWRRLLAIDETLEATDATPAWLRRHAGELLACLPGYGETVGKLASQLGLKFVPGAGQPVMTVAAAGAT, encoded by the coding sequence ATGTCAACCGTGCAAAAAACAGACGTGCTGGTTGTGGGAGCTGGTCCGGTGGGGATGATGACGGCGCTGATGCTCGCCGAGCGCGGAATTGAGCCGATGATCATCGACTCCGAGTGGCGCACCGGCACGCACAGCTACGCGCTGGCCCTGCACCCGGCCGCGCTCCAGATGCTGGATGACCTGGGGCTGGCCGACCAGACGCTGGCGCAGGCGTATCGCGTCGACCGGATCGCCCTCTACGACGGCGACCGGCGGCGCGAGACGATCGAGCTGGCGCAGCTCGGCGGGGATTTCCCGTTCCTGGCGGTGCTGCGGCAGGACGCGCTGGAGGACCTGCTCGAGCGCCGCCTGGCGGCGCGGCATGTGCGCGTACGCTGGAACCACCGGCTCACGAGTGCGACCGACGCCGTCGACTACGTCGACACGGTCGTCGCCCGCCTGGGCAAGGAACCCATGGGCTATGCGGTCGTCACGAGCGAGCCGATCATTGAGAAGTCCTTCCCCGTGCGGGCGTCCTACGTCGTCGGCGCTGACGGCCATCGCTCGGCCGTGCGCCAGGCGCTCGGCTTGTCATTCGACACGGTGGGTCGCACGGACCACTTCGCGGTCTTTGAATTTGCGACGGACGCCGAGCTGGATCATGAACTGCGGCTGGTCGTGCACGACGACTCGCTGAACGTCCTGTGGCCGATGCCCGACGGCCATTGCCGATGGAGCTTCCAGCTCAAGATCGCGGAGGCCGATCCGTCGTCGCGCGTGAAGGCGCGGCTGGCGGTTCAGGTGGGCGAGTACACCTTCCCGGTTCTCACTTCCGATGAGCTGTGCCAGTTCCTGCAAACGCGCGCTCCGTGGTTCCGCGGCGCGATCGGCGACGTTCGCTGGTCGATGGCGGTCCGCTTCGAGCGGCGCCTCGCGAGCGGCTTCGGAAGCGGTCGCATGTGGCTCGCCGGCGACGCGGCGCACATGACCGGTCCGGCGGGCGTGCAGAGCATGAACGCCGGACTGCACGAGGGACACGAGCTGGCCAGCCGCATCACGCAACTGCTGCGTGGCGGCGGCTCGCCGGACTTGCTGGCCGACTACGCCCGGCAGCGCCGCGGCGACTGGCGGCGGCTGCTGGCGATCGATGAGACGCTGGAGGCCACCGACGCCACGCCGGCGTGGCTGCGGCGGCACGCGGGCGAGTTGCTGGCTTGTCTGCCGGGGTACGGCGAGACGGTGGGCAAGCTGGCGTCGCAGCTCGGGCTGAAGTTCGTGCCGGGCGCCGGCCAACCGGTCATGACCGTCGCCGCGGCCGGCGCGACGTGA
- the smc_3 gene encoding Chromosome partition protein Smc: protein MTAPADDTPLNPPPASANSARPPGLPPAPASGAPADRIRPIVNEIRERLAEVAQRELALRRREQELERELLAARQSARDAAEQQTRGLQERLEVRSAELDAQTIDLSVRATRLAQHEQRVAARERELADAQKRLDAALDAIRVRSDAIAQQREQDRRNLLHRIGLVRQRETELERRMRLARDQVVRERAALEEQRTALRTEQGELDELRRELESRRAELEQRLSATQSRAGEVERKALELEARRTELEARRFEIQQTVREVEDARQRLASEAQQQSAAADALRRERQSVGRRAEDLAGQQRLVEQKQAELETRAVRHEQRQAQLEQKAAGLHEETQRLEAGFAELEQRRGELEARFQQAEEVAKDAAARHDAAVAVREELDLREAEIRQSGLEVEVGRRELDGGLRQLATAQRDFDERRAAHDAQAARVRELLAEKAGRLAAALRSPLAGPRRWWLRSSLISATAAAAAFAILWASDPPLFEARADVRVALSSRTLQRAAALHAAEIQSAAPELPEDIRSRWTAALAAGRAGVTALPDGAARLTLAQTDGAQAAEIVRAVAQAHVERYGRDAPLLDLPPLYVELAARRAPARQEHAVLSARQSELREMIGSLPAAEDHRQAADRLEEAGAQRVALAEQIAALDARLAALLDAPPPSGTIDERQLEQRVTADEQLREDEREFRAAALEYRAEFTVALTRLKEPAAKVQKDLASAGAVVREQRGSQPPVPVAEALERLQTDIDKLTTLVASGDAELLKTQRLVEQMDVVQGVAELLTLQKSAADSAAATAAELERALREMERRVEGLRGATDGGAREVVIAAVLRGEMNNLVSSAAGLILAARGVGLSENFRLDALDRQIRGLRGRIQQRNEQLRQQMQAEADRAARDALAREAAAVRQDAQAAQQRRDELLTSLVGQLSRMRELDQAAAQRARLEAELADNEARFKRLTSELQRIDADLVTAEARRSGEPPDELFAEAPRVVQIGGVHRVRNATLGAAATFAATFAMLVLMLVRLPGGGRDEAQRALTNLLHDDARPP from the coding sequence ATGACGGCTCCCGCCGACGACACGCCGCTCAACCCTCCGCCCGCCTCCGCGAATTCCGCCCGGCCTCCCGGCCTGCCGCCGGCGCCCGCGAGCGGAGCGCCGGCCGACCGCATTCGCCCGATCGTCAACGAAATCCGCGAGCGCCTGGCGGAAGTGGCGCAGCGCGAGCTGGCGCTGCGGCGGCGTGAGCAGGAGCTGGAACGCGAGCTGCTCGCGGCGCGGCAGTCAGCCCGCGACGCCGCGGAGCAGCAGACGCGCGGCCTGCAGGAGCGGCTGGAGGTGCGCAGCGCCGAGCTGGACGCCCAGACGATCGACCTGTCGGTGCGCGCCACACGACTGGCGCAGCACGAGCAGCGCGTCGCGGCGCGTGAGCGGGAACTGGCTGACGCCCAGAAGCGGCTTGACGCGGCCCTCGACGCGATCCGCGTGCGCAGTGACGCCATTGCGCAGCAGCGCGAGCAGGACCGGCGCAACCTGCTGCACCGCATAGGCCTGGTGCGGCAGCGCGAGACGGAGCTGGAGCGCCGCATGCGACTGGCGCGGGACCAGGTGGTCCGCGAGCGCGCGGCGCTGGAGGAGCAGCGGACCGCGCTGCGGACCGAGCAGGGCGAGCTCGACGAGCTGCGCCGCGAACTCGAGTCGCGCCGCGCCGAGCTGGAGCAGCGGCTGAGCGCGACGCAGTCGCGGGCCGGCGAGGTCGAGCGAAAGGCGCTGGAGCTGGAAGCACGGCGGACGGAGCTGGAGGCGCGGCGGTTCGAGATTCAGCAGACGGTCCGCGAGGTGGAGGACGCGCGCCAGCGGCTGGCGAGCGAGGCGCAGCAGCAGTCGGCCGCCGCCGATGCGCTGCGCCGCGAGCGGCAAAGCGTCGGCCGCCGGGCCGAAGACCTGGCGGGCCAGCAGCGGTTGGTCGAGCAGAAGCAGGCGGAACTGGAGACGCGCGCCGTTCGTCACGAGCAGCGCCAGGCGCAGCTCGAACAGAAGGCCGCCGGGCTGCATGAGGAGACCCAGCGGCTGGAGGCCGGCTTCGCGGAGCTGGAGCAGCGGCGCGGCGAGCTGGAGGCGCGCTTCCAGCAGGCCGAGGAGGTGGCCAAGGACGCCGCCGCCCGCCACGACGCGGCCGTTGCGGTTCGTGAAGAACTGGACCTGCGTGAAGCGGAAATCCGCCAGAGCGGGCTGGAGGTTGAGGTCGGACGGCGCGAGCTGGACGGCGGGCTGCGGCAGCTCGCGACGGCGCAGCGTGACTTCGACGAACGCCGCGCGGCGCACGACGCCCAGGCGGCCCGCGTGCGCGAGCTGCTGGCTGAAAAGGCCGGCCGGCTGGCGGCGGCGCTGCGCTCCCCGCTGGCAGGACCGCGGCGCTGGTGGCTGCGCAGCTCGCTGATCTCAGCGACCGCGGCCGCGGCGGCGTTTGCGATTCTGTGGGCTTCAGATCCGCCGTTGTTTGAGGCGCGCGCCGACGTGCGCGTGGCGCTCTCGTCACGAACGCTGCAACGGGCGGCGGCGCTTCACGCGGCGGAAATCCAGTCGGCCGCGCCGGAGCTTCCGGAGGATATTCGGTCGCGCTGGACCGCCGCGCTGGCCGCCGGACGCGCCGGCGTGACGGCGCTGCCGGACGGAGCGGCGCGCCTGACGTTGGCGCAGACGGACGGTGCGCAGGCGGCAGAAATCGTGCGGGCCGTGGCGCAGGCGCACGTGGAGCGCTACGGGCGCGACGCTCCGCTCCTGGACCTGCCGCCGCTCTACGTCGAGCTGGCCGCCCGTCGCGCGCCGGCCCGGCAGGAGCACGCTGTCCTGAGCGCGCGGCAGTCGGAGCTGCGCGAGATGATCGGGTCTCTGCCGGCCGCCGAGGATCACCGGCAGGCGGCCGATCGGCTCGAAGAGGCCGGCGCGCAGCGGGTCGCCCTGGCGGAGCAGATCGCTGCGCTGGATGCGCGACTGGCGGCCTTGCTCGATGCACCGCCGCCGTCGGGCACGATCGACGAGCGTCAACTCGAGCAGCGCGTAACTGCGGATGAGCAGCTTCGCGAGGACGAGCGCGAGTTCCGCGCCGCGGCGCTGGAGTACCGGGCGGAGTTTACAGTTGCGCTCACGCGGCTGAAGGAGCCTGCGGCCAAGGTGCAGAAAGACCTCGCGTCGGCGGGCGCGGTCGTTCGCGAGCAGCGCGGCTCGCAGCCGCCGGTGCCCGTTGCGGAGGCGCTGGAGCGGCTTCAAACCGACATCGACAAGCTGACGACGCTTGTGGCGTCTGGCGACGCGGAATTGCTCAAGACCCAGCGCCTCGTCGAGCAAATGGACGTTGTCCAGGGCGTCGCCGAGCTGCTCACGCTTCAGAAATCCGCCGCCGACTCAGCCGCGGCGACGGCGGCTGAGCTGGAGCGGGCGCTGCGCGAGATGGAGCGGCGCGTGGAGGGGCTGCGGGGCGCCACCGATGGCGGGGCGCGCGAGGTCGTGATCGCCGCCGTGCTGCGCGGCGAGATGAACAACCTGGTCAGCTCGGCGGCCGGGCTGATTCTCGCCGCCCGCGGCGTGGGCCTTTCGGAGAACTTCCGGCTGGACGCCCTGGATCGTCAGATTCGAGGGCTTCGCGGCCGGATCCAGCAGCGCAACGAGCAGCTTCGGCAGCAGATGCAGGCCGAGGCGGACCGGGCGGCGCGTGACGCGCTCGCTCGAGAAGCGGCCGCGGTGCGCCAGGACGCGCAAGCAGCCCAGCAGCGCCGCGACGAGCTGCTGACATCGCTGGTCGGTCAGCTCTCGCGGATGCGTGAACTGGACCAGGCGGCGGCGCAGCGCGCCCGGTTGGAGGCGGAACTGGCGGACAACGAAGCCCGTTTCAAGCGACTGACGTCGGAGTTGCAGCGTATCGACGCCGACCTGGTGACCGCCGAAGCGCGGCGCAGCGGCGAGCCGCCGGACGAGCTGTTCGCCGAAGCGCCGCGCGTGGTTCAGATCGGCGGCGTGCACCGCGTGCGGAACGCAACGTTGGGCGCCGCGGCGACATTCGCCGCAACGTTCGCAATGCTGGTGCTGATGCTGGTCAGACTGCCGGGCGGCGGTCGCGACGAGGCGCAGCGGGCGTTGACGAACCTCCTTCACGATGACGCGCGGCCGCCTTGA
- the metG_1 gene encoding Methionine--tRNA ligase produces the protein MAQRYLVTAGLPYSNNRLHVGHIAGAYLPADIFVRYLRACGHDVLYICGSDDNGVAIEISAMKEGRSPQEICTHYHERQKQDFLGLRIDFDIYGGTHQPAYRKLHEQFSQDFFKRIHERGFFTKRRLKQLYDPKAQRFLPDRYVRGTCYHPDCKKPGATGDQCDQCGRMIDPLLLIEPRSEITGEKAEVRETTHWYLRLNDFEKPLAAWLESKQGVWRSNVLNFALGQIKQGLPERAMTRDIQWGIPVPLDDPDAAGKVVFVWFDAPIGYITFTAALCEQRFGDREAYRQWWCDPNTPILHFIGEDNTVFHALIWPAMLMAEAQQHQLPSYVVANNFLNLRKGGELEKISKSTTPPDAPVWIEEYLKKYDADALRYYLTALAPETARTAFDFEEFVNRNDGELVAALGNFVNRCLTFAQKYFENRVPDTSPAIDADRAVLARGDEALRAVGEHIEGHRFRAAIEEVMAFSRACNQYFGLREPWKTRKDNVPDCGAAIATCIHAVQYLATLCAPFMPSAAERMAAMLSLPDGWKAWQPPARLPSGAPLGEPKILFTKLSQAEAAK, from the coding sequence ATGGCCCAGCGCTACCTCGTGACCGCCGGCTTGCCTTACTCCAATAACCGCCTGCACGTCGGACACATCGCCGGCGCGTACCTGCCGGCCGACATCTTCGTGCGCTACCTGCGCGCCTGCGGACACGACGTCCTCTACATCTGCGGAAGCGACGACAACGGCGTCGCGATCGAAATCTCCGCCATGAAAGAGGGCCGCTCGCCGCAGGAAATCTGCACGCATTACCACGAGCGGCAGAAGCAGGATTTCCTCGGCTTGCGGATCGATTTCGACATCTACGGCGGCACGCACCAGCCAGCGTATCGGAAGCTGCATGAGCAGTTCAGCCAGGATTTCTTCAAACGAATTCACGAGCGCGGCTTCTTCACCAAGAGACGGCTCAAGCAGCTCTACGATCCCAAGGCCCAGCGCTTTCTGCCGGATCGATACGTGCGCGGCACTTGCTACCACCCTGACTGCAAGAAACCCGGCGCGACCGGCGACCAGTGCGACCAGTGCGGCCGCATGATCGACCCGCTGCTGCTGATCGAGCCGCGCAGCGAAATCACCGGCGAGAAGGCCGAGGTGCGCGAGACGACGCACTGGTATCTGCGGCTGAACGACTTCGAAAAACCGCTGGCGGCGTGGCTGGAAAGCAAGCAGGGCGTCTGGCGCTCGAACGTGCTGAACTTCGCGCTGGGGCAGATCAAGCAGGGACTGCCCGAGCGCGCCATGACGCGCGATATTCAGTGGGGCATCCCGGTGCCGCTCGACGATCCCGACGCCGCCGGGAAGGTCGTCTTCGTGTGGTTCGACGCGCCAATCGGCTACATCACGTTTACCGCCGCGCTGTGCGAGCAGCGTTTCGGCGACCGCGAGGCGTACCGGCAGTGGTGGTGCGATCCGAACACGCCCATTCTGCATTTCATCGGCGAAGACAACACCGTCTTCCACGCCCTGATCTGGCCGGCGATGCTGATGGCCGAGGCGCAGCAGCATCAGCTTCCGTCCTACGTCGTCGCCAACAACTTTCTGAACCTGCGCAAAGGCGGCGAATTGGAGAAGATCAGCAAGAGCACCACGCCGCCCGACGCGCCCGTCTGGATCGAAGAGTATCTCAAGAAGTACGACGCCGACGCACTGCGCTACTACCTGACGGCGCTCGCGCCAGAGACGGCCCGGACGGCGTTCGACTTCGAGGAGTTTGTGAATCGAAACGACGGCGAGCTGGTCGCGGCGCTGGGCAATTTCGTGAATCGCTGCCTCACCTTCGCCCAGAAGTACTTCGAAAACCGCGTTCCGGACACCTCACCGGCAATCGACGCCGACCGGGCGGTTCTCGCCCGTGGAGACGAGGCGCTGCGCGCCGTGGGCGAGCACATCGAGGGGCATCGCTTTCGCGCAGCCATCGAGGAGGTCATGGCCTTCTCACGCGCCTGCAATCAGTACTTCGGCCTCCGCGAGCCGTGGAAAACGCGAAAAGACAACGTGCCCGACTGCGGCGCGGCGATCGCCACGTGCATCCACGCCGTGCAGTATCTCGCGACGCTCTGCGCCCCGTTCATGCCGTCGGCGGCCGAGCGCATGGCCGCGATGCTGAGCCTGCCGGACGGCTGGAAGGCGTGGCAACCGCCGGCACGCCTCCCCAGCGGCGCGCCGCTGGGCGAGCCGAAGATTTTGTTTACGAAGCTTTCGCAAGCGGAGGCAGCCAAGTGA